One Dioscorea cayenensis subsp. rotundata cultivar TDr96_F1 chromosome 17, TDr96_F1_v2_PseudoChromosome.rev07_lg8_w22 25.fasta, whole genome shotgun sequence DNA window includes the following coding sequences:
- the LOC120280946 gene encoding LOW QUALITY PROTEIN: 1-aminocyclopropane-1-carboxylate oxidase 1 (The sequence of the model RefSeq protein was modified relative to this genomic sequence to represent the inferred CDS: deleted 1 base in 1 codon) codes for MAIPVINLGELDGGRREETMEVLHEACKKWGFFWVENHGVDNSLMEEVKKHVNLHYEEYMIKSFYNSDMVKELETHTGAMVDGDWESSFFIWHQPNSNLDGIPNLKQEFREAMKGYIQQVVKLAEKLAELMSENLGLDKDYLKKAFSEPSIGTKVAKYPQCPKPELVMGLRAHTDAGGIILLLQDDEVSGLEFFKDGEWVPVTPSKDGRIFVNLGDQLEVVSNGTYKSILHRVVADKNGSRLSIATFYNPGSDAIISPAQKLLYPSHYRFQDYLNYYVTTKFSDKVSRFQTINEMSM; via the exons ATGGCAATTCCAGTGATTAATCTTGGGGAGCTTGATGGAGGGAGGAGGGAAGAAACAATGGAAGTTCTTCATGAAGCATGCAAGAAATGGGGTTTCTTTTGG GTAGAGAACCATGGAGTTGACAATAGC TTGATGGAGGAGGTGAAGAAGCATGTCAACCTTCACTATGAGGAATACATGATAAAAAGTTTCTACAATTCAGACATGGTTAAAGAATTAGAAACTCATACCGGTGCAATGGTTGATGGAGACTGGGAGAGCAGCTTCTTCATTTGGCATCAGCCGAACTCCAACCTGGATGGCATTCCAAATCTAAAACAAGAATTTCG TGAAGCAATGAAGGGTTATATTCAGCAAGTGGTCAAGCTGGCTGAGAAGCTTGCAGAACTCATGAGTGAGAACCTTGGACTGGACAAAGATTACTTGAAGAAGGCGTTTTCAGAGCCCAGCATTGGGACAAAGGTTGCAAAATATCCACAGTGTCCTAAGCCTGAGCTGGTGATGGGGCTCCGAGCACACACAGATGCAGGTGGTATCATCTTGTTGCTCCAGGATGATGAAGTCTCAGGTCTCGAGTTTTTTAAGGATGGGGAGTGGGTGCCAGTAACACCTTCAAAAGATGGAAGGATTTTTGTGAACCTTGGTGATCAGTTGGAGGTAGTGAGCAATGGAACTTACAAAAGCATTTTGCATCGAGTTGTTGCTGATAAGAATGGAAGCAGACTCTCTATTGCAACATTCTATAATCCCGGTAGTGATGCCATCATTTCCCCAGCACAAAAACTCTTGTATCCTTCCCACTACCGCTTCCAAGACTACCTCAATTACTATGTCACTACCAAGTTCTCAGATAAGGTGTCCCGGTTCCAGACAATCAATGAGATGTCTATGTGA
- the LOC120280771 gene encoding uncharacterized protein LOC120280771, which translates to MEQQWLPLFTIFLNSPSPENEASLWFQQGLQLHPSPSSFLSLLLSPPSRSPNSIFFLTLPSFVQARILSFFAYDRRRFSPSILRILAGNVVRSSGSDFWVLRSARNLLDVLPLDDCQSLEPSREVEAEECGDVFYSLPHWLCDHAASTTPLLPWLPLSREHYHSSLQVKGRTFRNNAPRNMDFWPESVGNNQDDEIEISSPSLDVLGREKAAALKGGILALDSTAKAMHIAGEIRKLCVDYGTNNRSAILSLIEPWKADDETLSVLLFSLSNENDTSATSWSAHLLCSFVLPKYLVLNSPASRVLLSVTIGFCKLHPTAAVDAFLFPLTLRKEGINVVLCDVLSRIIRECLHPSHVSAFCQRLVCAEEDDDKECICLPCHRDCMSNELVWTESLFVLFQHILNFDVWLTPDTVDKLVSVISEKADKFSNSLKFGNFLLCFVMKCGNISKMHKDSLEKAVNHTDTFVTKSILSKLRDL; encoded by the coding sequence ATGGAGCAGCAATGGCTACCACTGTTCACCATCTTCCTCAACTCCCCGTCTCCAGAGAACGAAGCCTCTCTCTGGTTCCAACAAGGCCTTCAACTCCATCCCTCTCCTTCCTCCTTCCTCTCTCTTCTCCTGTCTCCTCCTTCTCGCTCTCCCAATTCCATCTTCTTCCTCACCCTTCCCTCGTTCGTCCAAGCTCGCATTCTGTCCTTCTTCGCCTACGACCGCCGCCGCTTCTCTCCTAGTATCCTCCGCATTCTCGCTGGAAACGTTGTTCGCTCTTCTGGCTCTGACTTTTGGGTCCTCCGCTCTGCCCGCAACCTGCTCGATGTTTTGCCTCTTGATGATTGCCAGAGTTTAGAGCCATCACGAGAGGTAGAAGCCGAAGAATGTGGTGATGTGTTTTATTCTCTGCCGCATTGGCTCTGTGATCATGCGGCATCCACCACTCCACTTCTCCCATGGCTTCCTCTCTCTCGTGAGCATTATCACAGTAGCCTTCAGGTCAAAGGTCGAACCTTTCGGAATAATGCTCCTAGGAACATGGATTTCTGGCCTGAATCAGTGGGAAACAACCAAGATGACGAGATAGAGATATCATCTCCTTCTCTCGATGTTCTGGGTCGAGAAAAGGCGGCAGCTTTAAAAGGGGGAATTTTAGCTCTTGATTCCACGGCCAAAGCAATGCACATTGCTGGAGAAATCAGGAAACTTTGCGTGGATTATGGAACCAATAACAGGTCTGCTATCCTTAGTTTGATTGAGCCTTGGAAGGCAGATGATGAGACTTTATCTGTTCTCTTATTCAGTCTATCAAATGAGAATGACACTAGCGCAACCAGCTGGTCTGCCCATTTGctatgttcttttgtgcttcCCAAATATCTAGTTTTGAATTCCCCGGCTTCACGGGTGCTCTTGTCGGTGACAATAGGATTCTGTAAACTCCATCCCACTGCTGCAGTTGACGCATTCCTTTTCCCTTTAACTCTTCGAAAGGAAGGGATAAATGTTGTCCTCTGTGATGTGCTTTCAAGGATCATCAGAGAATGCTTGCACCCATCTCATGTCTCAGCGTTCTGCCAAAGGTTGGTATGtgcagaagaagatgatgataaggAATGCATTTGCTTGCCTTGCCATCGAGATTGTATGTCGAATGAATTGGTCTGGACAGAGTCTCTGTTTGTGCTGTTTCAGCACATTCTGAACTTCGATGTATGGCTGACACCGGACACTGTGGATAAGCTTGTCTCTGTTATTTCTGAGAAGGCTGATAAATTTTCTAACTCGCTCAAGTTTGGAAACTTTTTGTTATGCTTCGTGATGAAATGTGGGAATATTTCAAAAATGCATAAGGATTCACTGGAGAAGGCAGTTAATCATACTGATACTTTTGTGACAAAGTCTATATTGTCAAAATTGAGGGATCTGTAA
- the LOC120280874 gene encoding (S)-coclaurine N-methyltransferase-like isoform X1: MDSVLRLPYDAAVRAALSSLERNLLPDTIVRRLTRLLLAARLRLGYQPTAELQLSHLLLFKRSLLDLPIAILTEKPKSQHYELPTSFFKLVLGKHLKYRHYLCSGCYFLEKSSSLDDAELAMLDLYCERAQLMDGQSVLDVGCGWGSLSLFVACKFPDSHVTGICNSITQKEFIDEQCRERQLTNVKIIVADISNFVMEDQFDRVISIEMFEHMKNYKELLKKISLWMKPDGLLFVQYFCHKTFAYHFEDNNEDDWITRYFFTGGTMPSANLLLYFQDDVCVVDHWLVSGTHYSRTSEEWLKRMDQNMASIRPIMESTYGKESATKWTAYWRTFFISVAELFGYNNGEEWMVAHYLFNKRSIS; encoded by the exons ATGGATTCCGTTCTCCGGCTCCCGTACGACGCCGCCGTGCGTGCTGCCCTCTCGTCGCTGGAACGCAACCTCCTCCCCGACACCATCGTGCGCCGCCTCACCCGCCTCCTCCTCGCAGCCCGCCTCCGCCTCGGCTACCAGCCCACCGCGGAGCTCCAGCTCTCTCACCTCCTCCTCTTCAAACGCTCTCTCCTCGACCTCCCCATCGCCATCCTCACTGAAAAACCTAAATCTCAGCATTACGAGCTCCCTACCTCCTTCTTCAAGCTCGTCCTCGGCAAACATCTCAAGTACAG GCACTACCTTTGCAGCGGCTGCTACTTTCTTGAGAAATCAAGCAGTTTGGATGATGCCGAGCTTGCAATGTTGGATCTCTATTGTGAGAGAGCGCAACTGATGGATGGGCAGAGCGTTCTTGATGTTGGATGTGGCTGGGGTTCACTTTCCTTGTTCGTAGCTTGCAAATTCCCTGATTCTCATGTTACTGGGATTTGCAATTCGATTACCCAAAAAGAGTTTATAGATGAACAATGCCG GGAGCGTCAGTTGACAAATGTGAAGATAATTGTTGCAGATATCAGTAATTTTGTGATGGAGGATCAATTTGATAGAGTGATTTCTATAGAGATGTTTGAG CACATGAAGAATTATAAGGAACTTCTCAAAAAGATATCTTTATGGATGAAACCGGATGGCTTACTGTTTGTACAATATTTTTGCCACAAAACATTTGCTTACCATTTTGAG GACAACAATGAAGATGACTGGATTACGAGGTACTTCTTCACTGGTGGCACAATGCCTTCTGCAAACTTGTTACTGTATTTTCAG GACGATGTTTGTGTAGTTGATCATTGGCTGGTTAGTGGGACACATTATTCAAGGACAAG TGAAGAATGGCTTAAAAGAATGGACCAGAACATGGCTTCTATAAGACCTATAATGGAGTCTACATATGGAAAAGAATCCGCGACCAAATGGACAGCATACTGGCGAACATTCTTCATATCTGTCGCAGAATTGTTCGGCTACAACAATGGAGAAGAGTGGATGGTTGCACACTACCTCTTTAACAAAAGATCAATTTCATGA
- the LOC120281235 gene encoding serine/threonine-protein kinase 38-like: MILRFIILHERWGVEKKEKREERKWRWRWGEEEEPQGSSLTMKRVAAAKQFIENHYRAQTKNLQERKERRWVLERRLASSCVSKEEQTNLIKDLERKETEFMRLKRHKICVDDFELLTIIGRGAFGEVRLCREKSSGNIYAMKKLKKSEMLSRGQVEHVRAERNLLAEVASHCIVKLYYSFQDAEYLYLIMEYLPGGDMMTLLIREETLTESVAKFYIAQSVLAIESIHKHNYIHRDIKPDNLLLDKNGHMKLSDFGLCKPIDCATLMTLNENEPLNDENLESMDIDGGFPDTHGNNRWKSPHEQLQHWQMNRRKLAFSTVGTPDYIAPEVLLKKGYGMECDWWSLGAIMYEMLVGCPPFYSDEPMTTCRKIVHWRNHLKFPEETPLTFEAKDLICRLLCDVDHRLGSAGAQQIKAHPWFKDIVWDKLYDMEAAFKPAVNDELDTQNFLKFDEVDTPAPAKTSSGTSRKMSLTPKDLSFVGYTYKNFDAVKEMRRSTSLKRLSINSIFGDSVSTGKKSSMEEIDSPMGTSNPMTP, encoded by the exons ATGATCCTACGGTTCATAATTCTCCATGAG AGATGGGgagtggagaagaaggagaagagagaggagaggaaatggagatggagatggggggaggaggaggagccgCAAGGATCTAGTCTCACCATGAAGCGTGTTGCGGCTGCCAAGCAGTTCATCGAGAACCATTATCGAGCACAGACGAAGAATCTTCAGGAGCGCAaggagag ACGATGGGTTCTAGAGAGAAGATTAGCTTCTTCATGTGTTTCAAAGGAAGAACAAACTAATTTGATCAAGGATTTAGAAAGGAAGGAGACCGAGTTTATGCGGCTTAAAAGACATAAGATTTGTGTGGATGATTTTGAGCTGCTAACAATTATTGGGAGGGGAGCTTTTGGAGAA GTCAGGCTCTGCCGGGAAAAGTCTTCTGGAAATATCTATGCGATGAAGAAACTCAAAAAGTCTGAAATGCTTAGCAGGGGGCAG GTTGAGCATGTAAGAGCTGAAAGAAACCTTCTTGCTGAAGTTGCTAGCCATTGTATTGTGAAGCTCTACTATTCATTTCAAGATGCTGAATATTTATACCTGATTATGGAGTATCTTCCTGGAGGGGACATGATGACCCTTCTAATAAGAGAAGAAACCTTGACTGAAAGTGTGGCTAAATTTTACATTGCGCAGAGTGTGTTGGCCATTGAGTCTATTCATAAACATAACTATATTCATAG GGATATTAAACCTGACAATCTTCTGTTGGACAAAAATGGTCATATGAAGCTGTCTGATTTTGGTCTTTGCAAGCCGATTGACTGTGCAACTCTTATGACTCTTAATGAAAATGAGCCCTTGAATGATGAAAACCTTGAGTCAATGGATATTGATGGAGGCTTCCCAGATACTCATGGAAATAACAGGTGGAAAAGTCCCCATGAACAACTTCAGCACTGGCAAATGAACAGGAGAAAActg GCTTTCTCCACAGTGGGCACACCAGATTACATTGCTCCAGAAGTACTACTGAAGAAAGGATATGGCATGGAATGCGATTG GTGGTCATTGGGTGCAATAATGTACGAGATGCTGGTTGGTTGTCCTCCCTTTTATTCTGATGAACCAATGACCACATGTCGGAAG ATTGTCCATTGGAGAAACCATTTGAAGTTTCCTGAGGAGACTCCATTGACATTCGAGGCAAAAGATCTTATTTGCAGATTACTCTGTGATGTAGATCACAGACTAGGAAGTGCAGGGGCACAACAAATAAAA GCTCATCCTTGGTTTAAGGATATTGTGTGGGATAAATTATATGACATGGAGGCAGCATTCAAACCAGCAGTCAATGATGAACTAGATACACAGAACTTCCTAAAGTTTGATGAA GTGGATACTCCTGCTCCAGCAAAAACCAGTTCTGGAACATCCCGGAAG ATGTCGCTAACTCCTAAAGATTTAAGCTTTGTGGGGTATACATACAAAAACTTTGATGCTGTTAAAG AGATGAGGAGAAGCACTTCACTTAAGCGGctatcaatcaattcaatcttCG GTGATTCAGTCTCAACAGGAAAGAAATCTTCAATGGAGGAAATAGATAGCCCCATGGGCACCTCTAATCCAATGACTCCATAA
- the LOC120281234 gene encoding U-box domain-containing protein 35-like: MAFSTSLFLLILEGQKRQKSTVVAVDRDKNSMHAVKWAADHLLISNPAVILIHVRSRGSTSHRSSELGREHQNSGMTEFFLPYRGFCARRGIQLKEVVLEENDVSKAIIEYVNLNHISNIAVGAPNKLVFTFARKFRNPDISERILKSAPEYCTVYVIAKGKPMTIRSAKSPVLISTMPPRQIHSPQQIAEGGFHNEERVRGQYGKNGIRVLFPAPDRRSIDRGSDFMKTPTRERPLSSAKTVPPNMLLEAIDSAQQSRNSFSDDADFSKSMRFQSMDFAETSEFIRGSNVNPLDSQPSPIGSAQKEIEAEIKRLRLELKQTMDMYSSACKEAISAKQKARELHQWKTEESRKVEALKQAEGAALELAEMEKAKCKAAMEAAEESQRIAELEAKKRLDAELKATHEEEEKKKALDALAQNDVRYRKYTIDEIETATQKFSENLKIGEGGYGPVYKATLDHTPVAIKVLRPDAAQGRKQFQQEVEVLSCIRHPNMVLLLGACPEYGCLVYEYLDNGSLEDRLFRQGNTPVIPWSVRFKIAAEIATGLLFLHQAKPEPLVHRDLKPANILLDRNYVSKISDVGLARLVPPSVANNVTQYRMTSTAGTFCYIDPEYQQTGMLGIKSDIYSLGIMLLQIITGKPPMGLTHHVERAIEKGTFLQMLDPAIKDWPEEDALIFAKLSLKCAELRRKDRPDLGSVVLPELNRLRELGHEYEARNGNMCFNMVPCNPISTTQKSPQSVSQQQQQAQVLSTQNASAPWAGSSEEYKTFT; encoded by the exons atggcTTTTAGTACCTCACTCTTTCTACTG ATATTAGAAGgacaaaaaagacaaaaaagtac GGTGGTGGCCGTGGATAGGGATAAGAATAGTATGCATGCGGTGAAATGGGCCGCAGATCATCTCCTCATCAGTAACCCTGCTGTCATTCTTATTCATGTCCGAAGCCGGGGATCGACCTCTCACCGTAG CTCTGAATTGGGACGAGAACATCAAAATAGTGGAATGACAGAATTCTTTTTACCTTACAGAGGATTTTGCGCTCGTCGAGGG ATACAACTTAAAGAGGTGGTTTTGGAAGAAAACGATGTCTCGAAGGCCATAATTGAATATGTAAATTTGAACCATATCAGTAACATAGCCGTCGGAGCTCCGAATAAATTGGTGTTCACCTTTGCAAG AAAATTTAGGAACCCTGATATTTCCGAACGCATACTGAAATCGGCACCTGAATATTGCACTGTATATGTTATAGCGAAAGGAAAACCGATGACAATTCGATCAGCAAAGAGTCCTGTACTGATCAGCACCATGCCGCCTAGACAAATACATTCTCCGCAACAAATAGCTGAAGGTGGATTCCACAATGAAGAACGAGTGAG AGGACAATATGGGAAGAATGGAATAAGAGTTTTGTTCCCTGCACCAGATAGAAGGTCTATAGATAGGGGATCGGATTTTATGAAGACACCGACACGTGAAAGACCGCTCTCTTCTGCTAAGACAGTGCCACCAAATATGTTGCTTGAAGCCATTGATTCTGCGCAACAATCTCGTAACTCTTTCTCCGATGATGCTGATTTCTCGAAGAGCATGCGCTTCCAATCAATGGACTTTGCTGAGACTTCGGAGTTCATTCGTGGCTCAAATGTTAACCCTCTTGATTCTCAGCCTTCTCCTATTGGTAGT GCACAAAAAGAGATTGAAGCTGAAATTAAGAGGCTTAGACTTGAACTTAAGCAAACTATGGATATGTATAGCTCTGCTTGCAAAGAAGCAATTTCAGCTAAACAAAAG GCAAGAGAGTTGCACCAATGGAAGACGGAGGAGTCCAGGAAGGTTGAGGCACTAAAACAAGCAGAAGGGGCAGCACTAGAACTTGCAGAAATGGAGAAGGCCAAATGCAAGGCTGCCATGGAAGCAGCAGAAGAATCACAGAGGATAGCTGAACTCGAGGCGAAGAAGCGGCTCGATGCAGAGCTGAAGGCAACACatgaagaggaggagaagaagaaagcattGGATGCATTGGCTCAGAACGATGTTCGCTACCGCAAGTACACCATTGATGAGATCGAAACCGCCACACAAAAGTTCTCcgagaatctcaagattggtGAAGGTGGTTATGGACCTGTTTACAAAGCCACCCTGGATCATACACCGGTCGCGATCAAAGTCCTAAGACCAGATGCAGCGCAAGGAAGGAAGCAATTCCAGCAAGAG GTTGAAGTACTCAGTTGCATTAGACATCCAAACATGGTTCTGTTGCTTGGAGCATGCCCGGAGTATGGTTGCTTAGTATACGAATACTTAGACAACGGCAGCTTAGAAGACAGGCTTTTCCGGCAAGGCAACACTCCAGTAATTCCATGGAGTGTACGTTTCAAAATAGCGGCGGAGATCGCCACTGGATTGCTATTCTTGCATCAAGCAAAACCAGAACCACTTGTTCATCGTGATCTAAAACCCGCAAACATACTCTTAGACAGGAATTATGTGAGCAAAATTAGTGATGTCGGTCTCGCAAGATTAGTCCCTCCTTCGGTAgcaaacaatgttacacaataCCGAATGACATCAACGGCCGGAACATTCTGTTATATCGACCCTGAATATCAACAAACAGGAATGCTCGGAATTAAGTCCGACATATACTCATTAGGCATAATGTTACTGCAAATCATAACCGGAAAGCCTCCAATGGGATTGACTCACCATGTTGAGCGTGCAATTGAAAAAGGAACTTTTCTTCAAATGCTTGATCCTGCAATAAAGGATTGGCCGGAAGAAGATGCACTTATATTCGCAAAGCTTTCACTCAAGTGTGCCGAGCTCCGCAGAAAAGATAGGCCTGATCTCGGCTCGGTCGTGTTGCCGGAGCTCAATAGACTGAGGGAGTTAGGCCATGAATATGAAGCTCGAAATGGCAACATGTGTTTCAATATGGTACCATGTAATCCAATTAGCACCACTCAAAAATCACCACAATCAGtttcacaacaacaacaacag GCTCAAGTATTAAGCACACAAAATGCAAGCGCACCATGGGCAGGATCTTCAGAAGAATATAAAACATTTACTTAG
- the LOC120280874 gene encoding (S)-coclaurine N-methyltransferase-like isoform X2 — MDSVLRLPYDAAVRAALSSLERNLLPDTIVRRLTRLLLAARLRLGYQPTAELQLSHLLLFKRSLLDLPIAILTEKPKSQHYELPTSFFKLVLGKHLKYSGCYFLEKSSSLDDAELAMLDLYCERAQLMDGQSVLDVGCGWGSLSLFVACKFPDSHVTGICNSITQKEFIDEQCRERQLTNVKIIVADISNFVMEDQFDRVISIEMFEHMKNYKELLKKISLWMKPDGLLFVQYFCHKTFAYHFEDNNEDDWITRYFFTGGTMPSANLLLYFQDDVCVVDHWLVSGTHYSRTSEEWLKRMDQNMASIRPIMESTYGKESATKWTAYWRTFFISVAELFGYNNGEEWMVAHYLFNKRSIS, encoded by the exons ATGGATTCCGTTCTCCGGCTCCCGTACGACGCCGCCGTGCGTGCTGCCCTCTCGTCGCTGGAACGCAACCTCCTCCCCGACACCATCGTGCGCCGCCTCACCCGCCTCCTCCTCGCAGCCCGCCTCCGCCTCGGCTACCAGCCCACCGCGGAGCTCCAGCTCTCTCACCTCCTCCTCTTCAAACGCTCTCTCCTCGACCTCCCCATCGCCATCCTCACTGAAAAACCTAAATCTCAGCATTACGAGCTCCCTACCTCCTTCTTCAAGCTCGTCCTCGGCAAACATCTCAAGTACAG CGGCTGCTACTTTCTTGAGAAATCAAGCAGTTTGGATGATGCCGAGCTTGCAATGTTGGATCTCTATTGTGAGAGAGCGCAACTGATGGATGGGCAGAGCGTTCTTGATGTTGGATGTGGCTGGGGTTCACTTTCCTTGTTCGTAGCTTGCAAATTCCCTGATTCTCATGTTACTGGGATTTGCAATTCGATTACCCAAAAAGAGTTTATAGATGAACAATGCCG GGAGCGTCAGTTGACAAATGTGAAGATAATTGTTGCAGATATCAGTAATTTTGTGATGGAGGATCAATTTGATAGAGTGATTTCTATAGAGATGTTTGAG CACATGAAGAATTATAAGGAACTTCTCAAAAAGATATCTTTATGGATGAAACCGGATGGCTTACTGTTTGTACAATATTTTTGCCACAAAACATTTGCTTACCATTTTGAG GACAACAATGAAGATGACTGGATTACGAGGTACTTCTTCACTGGTGGCACAATGCCTTCTGCAAACTTGTTACTGTATTTTCAG GACGATGTTTGTGTAGTTGATCATTGGCTGGTTAGTGGGACACATTATTCAAGGACAAG TGAAGAATGGCTTAAAAGAATGGACCAGAACATGGCTTCTATAAGACCTATAATGGAGTCTACATATGGAAAAGAATCCGCGACCAAATGGACAGCATACTGGCGAACATTCTTCATATCTGTCGCAGAATTGTTCGGCTACAACAATGGAGAAGAGTGGATGGTTGCACACTACCTCTTTAACAAAAGATCAATTTCATGA